A single region of the Syngnathoides biaculeatus isolate LvHL_M chromosome 17, ASM1980259v1, whole genome shotgun sequence genome encodes:
- the st6galnac4 gene encoding alpha-N-acetyl-neuraminyl-2,3-beta-galactosyl-1,3-N-acetyl-galactosaminide alpha-2,6-sialyltransferase isoform X2: MKSTFLDLHFNQCALISSSGQMRGSGLGAEIDRIPCVIRMNDAPTAGYEADVGHRTAVRVVSHTSVPRLLKERRRYFREAADTTYVFWGPDRNMRTDGKGAVFDALRGIAREYPGARLYAMTRERVQYCDDVFQNETGKNRIKSGAYLSTGFFAMTLAKEMCDSVRVYGMVNADYCRRTNRSAALYHYYDRAAADECLVYELHERKRRGGHRFITEKLIYAKWAARHRMEFRNPSWNLGRGH; the protein is encoded by the exons ATGAAATCGACG TTCCTGGACCTGCACTTCAACCAGTGCGCCTTGATTTCCAGTTCGGGCCAGATGCGCGGGTCCGGCCTGGGCGCCGAAATCGACCGAATCCCGTGCGTGATCCGCATGAACGACGCGCCGACGGCGGGCTACGAGGCCGACGTGGGCCACCGGACCGCCGTGCGCGTGGTCTCGCACACCAGCGTGCCGCGCCTGCTCAAGGAGCGGCGCCGCTACTTCCGAGAGGCGGCCGACACGACCTACGTGTTCTGGGGGCCCGACCGGAACATGAGGACGGACGGGAAGGGCGCCGTCTTCGACGCGCTGCGCGGGATCGCCCGCGAGTATCCCGGCGCCAGACTCTACGCCATGACCCGGGAGCGGGTCCAGTACTGCGACGACGTGTTTCAGAATGAAACTGGGAAGAATAG AATAAAGTCGGGAGCGTACCTCAGCACGGGATTCTTCGCCATGACCCTGGCTAAGGAGATGTGCGACAGCGTCCGCGTTTATGGCATGGTCAACGCCGACTACTGCAG ACGGACCAATCGCAGCGCGGCCCTCTACCACTACTACGACCGGGCGGCGGCGGACGAGTGCCTCGTGTACGAGCTCCACGAGCGCAAGCGGCGCGGCGGCCATCGCTTCATCACGGAGAAGCTCATCTACGCCAAGTGGGCTGCGCGCCACAGGATGGAGTTCAGGAACCCTTCGTGGAATTTGGGACGGGGTCACTAG
- the st6galnac4 gene encoding alpha-N-acetyl-neuraminyl-2,3-beta-galactosyl-1,3-N-acetyl-galactosaminide alpha-2,6-sialyltransferase isoform X1 translates to MKSTTLRRLCALSLLSLAVLLWFGHATTRRNGTPKAPGADRRGGLWGYVRIRPDQVEQFLDLHFNQCALISSSGQMRGSGLGAEIDRIPCVIRMNDAPTAGYEADVGHRTAVRVVSHTSVPRLLKERRRYFREAADTTYVFWGPDRNMRTDGKGAVFDALRGIAREYPGARLYAMTRERVQYCDDVFQNETGKNRIKSGAYLSTGFFAMTLAKEMCDSVRVYGMVNADYCRRTNRSAALYHYYDRAAADECLVYELHERKRRGGHRFITEKLIYAKWAARHRMEFRNPSWNLGRGH, encoded by the exons ATGAAATCGACG ACGCTCCGCCGGCTTTGTGCGCTGAGCCTCCTAAGCCTGGCGGTCTTGTTGTGGTTCGGACACGCGACGACCCGGCGCAACGGTACACCCAAGGCCCCCGGCGCAGACCGCAGGGGCGGACTCTGGGGGTACGTCAGAATCCGGCCGGACCAGGTGGAACAG TTCCTGGACCTGCACTTCAACCAGTGCGCCTTGATTTCCAGTTCGGGCCAGATGCGCGGGTCCGGCCTGGGCGCCGAAATCGACCGAATCCCGTGCGTGATCCGCATGAACGACGCGCCGACGGCGGGCTACGAGGCCGACGTGGGCCACCGGACCGCCGTGCGCGTGGTCTCGCACACCAGCGTGCCGCGCCTGCTCAAGGAGCGGCGCCGCTACTTCCGAGAGGCGGCCGACACGACCTACGTGTTCTGGGGGCCCGACCGGAACATGAGGACGGACGGGAAGGGCGCCGTCTTCGACGCGCTGCGCGGGATCGCCCGCGAGTATCCCGGCGCCAGACTCTACGCCATGACCCGGGAGCGGGTCCAGTACTGCGACGACGTGTTTCAGAATGAAACTGGGAAGAATAG AATAAAGTCGGGAGCGTACCTCAGCACGGGATTCTTCGCCATGACCCTGGCTAAGGAGATGTGCGACAGCGTCCGCGTTTATGGCATGGTCAACGCCGACTACTGCAG ACGGACCAATCGCAGCGCGGCCCTCTACCACTACTACGACCGGGCGGCGGCGGACGAGTGCCTCGTGTACGAGCTCCACGAGCGCAAGCGGCGCGGCGGCCATCGCTTCATCACGGAGAAGCTCATCTACGCCAAGTGGGCTGCGCGCCACAGGATGGAGTTCAGGAACCCTTCGTGGAATTTGGGACGGGGTCACTAG